The Cololabis saira isolate AMF1-May2022 chromosome 20, fColSai1.1, whole genome shotgun sequence genome includes a window with the following:
- the fga gene encoding fibrinogen alpha chain — MKLLALLTCVLSGALAQVMIDPRGARPVQHGTRSEKCASEKEWPLCTDEDWGSKCPSGCRIQGLMDKHDHDLLKKVERIRNLLDQYKAKHRSADHVSKQTYDYLRDKLTTDAGSDNDYYDLAQNLRKRITELKIKIDRQMRILSALKDRVKDQVTEMQRMEIDIDIKLRACKGSCATHYEHQVDHESYVTLEKQVVQLDSQWAQNIESVGTLYVMKSRPLKDVVVDSIYKSKVVAGQQRQDLFPEVKTVQLVLEEEGSSSSPATISKVPGTPYAPSSSSTSSSSSSSSASTSSTSSKSITEIGGRGDGDLFGGGRGDGDLSGGFGGFHSVRQPISTHVSSQSISCTKSIRTTVVHTKEGPVEKVQEVIEGGPECQAMADASKGGLSSLFPSLSHASSSSSSSHSSSMRTVHTDGAKGSLLGNYKGGFMDPFGSDLGAFRTDNADDDVPDFHARSVKSVRVERQDGYIGQDCVEARQKHLKGETNGLFNIRPGGAQSTHVVPVYCQQEGLMGGWLLVQQRESGALGFNRTWAEYRDGFGSVDAQGKGEFWLGNQNLHLLASQGETMLKVELEDWEGGAATAEYTVQVGSEETGFPLRVSGYTGDAGDALATANSIGGLKFSTFDKDNDQWDENCAEAYGGGWWYDSCRGANLNGIYHKGPYDPKTNVPYQVENGVVWPTYKPATYSLKTARMFIRAAAF; from the exons ATGAAGCTGCTGGCTCTGCTCACCTGTGTGCTGTCTGGGGCTCTGGCCCAG GTAATGATCGACCCCCGAGGAGCCCGACCCGTGCAGCACGGCACCAGATCGGAGAAGTGCGCCTCTGAGAAGGAGTGGCCGCTCTGCACCGACGAGGACTGG GGCTCCAAATGCCCGTCAGGCTGCAGAATCCAAGGCCTGATGGACAAACACGACCATGACCTGCTGAAGAAGGTGGAGAGGATCCGCAACCTCCTGGATCAGTACAAGGCCAAGCACCGGTCCGCCGACCACGTGTCCAAGCAGACGTACGACTACCTGAGGGACAAGCTCACCACCGACGCCG GTAGCGACAACGACTACTATGACCTGGCCCAGAACCTGCGGAAGAGGATCACCGAGCTGAAGATCAAGATCGACCGACAGATGAGGATCCTGTCGGCTCTGAAGGACCGGGTCAAAGACCAGGTCACCGAGATGCAGAGGATGGAG ATCGACATCGATATCAAGCTCCGCGCCTGCAAGGGATCCTGCGCCACCCACTACGAGCACCAGGTGGACCACGAGAGCTACGTGACCCTGGAGAAGCAG GTGGTGCAGCTGGACTCCCAGTGGGCGCAGAACATCGAGTCCGTGGGGACGCTGTACGTGATGAAGAGCCGGCCGCTGAAGGACGTCGTCGTGGACTCCATCTACAAATCCAAGGTGGTGGCGGGACAGCAGAGGCAGGACCTGTTCCCCGAG GTGAAGACCGTCCAGTTGGTCCTGGAGGAGGAAGGTTCCAGCTCATCCCCAGCAACCATCTCCAAGGTCCCAGGTACTCCCTACGCACCCTCCTCATCCTCAACCTCGTCTTCGTCTTCATCGTCATCCGCCTCCACATCCTCAACCTCATCCAAATCCATCACTGAGATTGGCGGACGTGGTGACGGGGATCTTTTTGGCGGCGGACGCGGCGACGGGGATCTTTCAGGAGGGTTCGGAGGCTTTCACAGCGTCAGACAACCCATCTCCACCCACGTGTCCTCCCAGAGCATCAGCTGCACCAAGAGCATCAGGACCACCGTGGTTCACACCAAGGAAGGACCGGTGGAAAAGGTGCAGGAGGTGATCGAGGGGGGACCCGAGTGTCAGGCCATGGCTGACGCCTCCAAGGGCGGGTTGAGTTCCTTGTTCCCCAGCCTTAGCCACGCGTCCTCCTCCTCATCGAGCTCTCACTCCTCATCTATGAGGACGGTTCACACCGATGGCGCCAAGGGGAGCCTGCTGGGAAATTACAAAGGTGGCTTCATGGATCCATTCGGCTCCGACCTCGGAGCATTCAGGACCGACAACGCGGACGACGACGTTCCAGATTTCCACGCCCGGAGCGTAAAGAGCGTGAGAGTCGAGCGACAGGACGGTTATATAGGACAAG ATTGTGTTGAAGCCCGCCAGAAGCACCTGAAAGGAGAAACTAACGGCCTGTTTAATATCAGACCCGGCGGCGCCCAGTCCACGCACGTAGTACCGGTTTACTGCCAGCAGGAGGGTCTAATGGGCGGGTGGTTGTTAGTCCAGCAGAGGGAGAGTGGCGCGCTCGGCTTCAACCGCACGTGGGCCGAGTACCGCGACGGGTTCGGTTCGGTGGACGCGCAGGGGAAGGGAGAGTTCTGGCTGGGCAACCAGAACCTCCACCTGCTGGCGTCCCAGGGCGAGACCATGTTGAAGGTAGAGCTGGAGGACTGGGAGGGGGGCGCAGCCACCGCTGAGTACACGGTACAGGTGGGCTCGGAGGAGACGGGGTTCCCGCTGCGGGTGTCCGGGTACACCGGGGACGCCGGCGACGCGCTGGCGACGGCAAACTCCATCGGCGGCCTGAAATTCAGCACTTTCGATAAAGACAACGACCAGTGGGACGAGAACTGCGCGGAAGCGTACGGCGGCGGCTGGTGGTACGACAGCTGCCGGGGCGCCAACCTGAACGGGATTTATCACAAAGGTCCGTACGACCCAAAAACAAACGTGCCGTACCAGGTTGAGAACGGAGTCGTGTGGCCGACGTACAAACCGGCCACGTACAGCCTGAAAACTGCCCGGATGTTCATCCgagctgctgctttttaa